The following DNA comes from Streptomyces pristinaespiralis.
CATGACATCCAGCGGATGAACGACCTGCTGCTGCGGCTGCGGGACAAGGGCAACACGGTGCTCGTCGTGGAGCACAAGCCGGAGACGATCGCGATCGCCGACCACGTCGTCGACCTCGGCCCCGGCGCCGGTACGGCGGGCGGCACCGTGTGCTTCGAGGGCACCGTCGAAGCGCTGCGGGCCGGCGGAACCATCACCGGCCGCCATCTCGACGACCGGGCCGCCCTCAAGGAGACGGTGCGGAAGCCCACCGGCACGCTGGAGATCCGTGGCGCGACGGCGAACAACCTGCGCGACGTCGACGTCGACATCCCGCTCGGCGTGCTGGCCGTCGTCACGGGTGTCGCCGGCTCCGGCAAGAGCTCGCTCCTGCACGGATCGATCCCGGCCGGCGAGGATGTGGTGTCGGTCGACCAGAGTGCGATCCGCGGCTCCCGGCGGAGCAACCCGGCGACCTACACCGGACTGCTCGACCCGATCCGCAAGGCGTTCGCCAAGGCCAACGGCGTGAAGCCGGCGCTGTTCAGCGCCAACTCCGAGGGAGCTTGCCCGAACTGCAACGGCGCCGGCGTCACCTACATCGACCTGGCGATGATGGCCGGCGTCGCCACACCCTGCGAGGAGTGCGAGGGCAAGCGGTTCCAGGCGTCGGTGCTGGAGTACCACCTCGGCGGCCGCGACATCAGCGAGGTGCTGGCGATGTCGGTGACCGAGGCCGAGGCCTTCTTCGGAACCGGTGAGGCGCGCACACCGACCGCGCACAAGATCCTCGAGCGGCTCGCCGACGTCGGCCTCGGCTACCTCACCCTCGGCCAGCCGCTCACCACGCTGTCCGGCGGCGAGCGGCAGCGGCTCAAGCTGGCCACACACATGGCCGAGAAGGGCGGGGTGTACATCCTCGACGAGCCGACCACCGGGCTCCACCTCGCGGACGTCGAGCAGCTGCTCGGCCTGCTCGACCGGCTCGTCGACTCCGGTAAGTCGGTCATCGTCATCGAGCACCACCAGGCGGTGATGGCACACGCCGACTGGATCATCGATCTCGGCCCAGGTGCCGGCCACGACGGCGGCCGGATCGTCTTCGAGGGCACACCCGCCGACCTCGTCGCCGCGCGCTCCACCCTCACCGGGGAGCACCTCGCGGCCTACGTCGGCGCCTGACGGAGGCTTCGCGGACACGGCGGGGGCGGGGTCGCTCGACGCACAGCTCGACGGCCTCGTCCCCGTGCCGCCGGTAATGCGGTCGACGCAGGTGGACGGCACCGATAGACCTGATCCATGACTTCAGCCATGGAAGAACTGCTGCCCGGCACTCGGCGCGCCCTGCTGCACCGCATCGCGGTGGCACAGAGCGAAGGGCGCGCACCGTCGTTCGCCGCCGCCGTCCAACGTGACGGTCACCTGGTGTGGACCGGATCCCGTAGCTCCGTCGACGGTCATGCTCCCGACGCGGACACCCAGTACCGCATCGGTTCCATCACCAAGACGTTCACCGCGGTCCTGGTGATGCGGCTGCGGGACGAGGGACTGCTCGGTCTCGACGACCCGCTGGAGAAGCATCTGCCCGGCACGGGCGTGGGCGAGGTGACCGTTGCCCAGCTGCTGGGGCACAGTGCCGGTTTGAGCGCCGAGACGCCGCCGCCGTGGTGGGAGCGGACGCCTGGGTCCACGCGTGCCCAGCTGTCCGACGTGCTCGGCGAGGAGACGGCGATGCACCCCGCCGGCCGGCGGCACCACTACTCCAACCCCGGCTACACCTTGCTCGGATCGCTGGTCGAAGCGGTCCGGGGGGTGACGTGGGGGGAGGCGTTGCGGCGGGAGATCCTCGAGCCGCTGGGGCTGGAGCGGACGAGTACACAGCCGCAGGCTCCACACGCCGGCGGCTGGGCCGTTCATCCATGGGCTGACGTGATGCTTCCCGAGCCGGTCGAGGACCTCGGGCTCATGGCCCCCGCCGGGCAGCTCTGGTCCACCCCTGCCGACCTGTGCCGGTTCGCCGCGTTCCTTGCCGCCGGTGACGAGCGGGTGCTCGGCGCGGAGTCCGTACGGGAGATGCGGGTGCCGTCCGTGCCGCTGGAGGCGGGGGAGTGGAACGGGACCTACGGCCTGGGACTCCAGATCATGCGGCAGGACGGCCGGACTCTCGTCGGTCATTCCGGCTCGCTGCCAGGGTTCCTCGCGGGATTGTGGGTGAGTGTGGACGACGGCGTCGCGGCAGTGGCCCTGGCCAATGCCACTTCGGGACCGCCGACGGCAACGGTCGCTGCGGACCTCGTGCGCATCGTCGCCGACGCCGAGCCGAGGATTCCTGAGCCGTGGCGGCCTCTGCCCGAGGTCGACCATGAGCTGCTCGAGTTGACCGGCCCCTGGTACTGGGGGACCTCTGCGTACGTCCTGCGTCTTGTCGCCGATCGGGGCGTGGAACTGGAGCCGCTGCGCGGGGGCGGCCGACGCTCGCGTTTTGTGGCTCGGGCCGACGGTACATGGGTCGGTCTCGACGGCTACTACGCCGGAGAGACGCTGCGGGTGGTGCCTCGAGGCGACGGTTCCGTGAGCCATCTGGACCTGGGCTCGTTCGTCTTCACCCGGGAGCCGTACACGCCTGGTGACGCGGTTCCTGGGGGCGTTGATCCCGAGGGCTGGCGGGGATTCCGCTTCTGAGTCACAGGTGAGGTTTCACGTGAAACCGGACACGGCCGGTTTCACGTGAAACGGCGACCGGCCGTAGGGGGCGCCGCCGCCGCGCACAGGCCTATGCCGCGGCGGTAGGTGCCTTGAGCTCCTCGACGGCCCGGACGAGCGGGGCGAGCTCCGGATCCTTCGCTGCCTCGTCGAGCGCCTCGCGGAGCGCCGCATCGTTGGTGGGCCGGGCTTCCGACAGCAGTGTGAGGCCCGCTTCACTGACGTCGGTGTAGATGCCCCGACGGTCGGTGGGGCAGAGGTAGCGGGCCAGAAGGCCGCGGTCCTCGAGTCGGGTGACCAGCCGGGTGGTGGCGCTCTGGCTGAGGACGACGGCGTCGGCGACCTGCTTCATCTGGAGGTGGCCGCCTTCGCCGCTGTGCTGGCGGCTGAGGACGTCGAGGAGGGAGTACTCGCGGACGCTGAGGTTGTGCTTCGCCTCGAGGGCCCGCCCGATGTGGGCTTCGATCCGCCCGTGGAGCAGCGAGAGAGCGCACCATCCCTGCGCGAGGGCGGTCAGGGCGGGGTCGGTCGCTGTCATGTGTCTCCTCCTCGGTGTCGGAGCGGCTTACCACCAGGGTAGGCCATAATTGCAATAGACCGCGTATGCAATTTAAAAGCGTCTGCAACTATGAGTCACAGGGCTCAGATGTCCGACTAGCCGGCCGCGACCGTGAGGGGCGCGAAACGGCGGGTCCAGTCGCCGGGGAGGTCGGGTGTGCCGAGGGTCATCACGGCGTTGAAGGCGATCGGCTCCAGGCCCTGCTCCTTCACCCAGTCGAGGAGTTCCTTGTGGCGCACGTCGATGTCGGTGCGCAGCGGTCGGTCCGTCCCGTCGGCCAGTGAGGAGATCAGAGCCTTTGCTGTCTCCGTGTCCCGGGCGATCAGTGGACCGACGACATGGGTGTCCATGTTCGGCCAGGCCGCCGCGTAGCCGGTCAGCACGCCGTCCTGTTCCGCGACGCGGAACTGGTCGGCGAACGAGGGAAGCCTCGTGATCATGTGGGTGCGGTCGAGGCCGAAGACCTCGGTGTCCAGGCGGACCACCGCGGCCAGGTCCTCGGCAGTCGCGGGGCGGGTCGACACCTGGGGGCGTGGGCCCGAAGCGGTGAAGCGGCCCCGGACCATCTCGGCACGGCCGGTCGAGGTGAAACCCAGTTCTTCGTAGAGGGGCTGTCCGTAGGGCGTGGCATGGAGGGTGACGGGGGTGCTGCCCATCTCGTGCAGCACGTGCTTCATCAGGCGGCGCCCGACGCCCTGGCGGGAGTGCCGCTCGGCCACCAGCACCATGCCGATGGCCGCGAGGTCCGTGCCGTAGTGCGTGACGACACAGGAGGTCACCAGGCCCTTGCCGTCGGGGTCATCTATGCCGTATCCCGTACCTGCTGTGAGCAGCAGACCCCACTTGTGCTCCTCCCGGGGCCATCCGCGGTCCTCGGAGAGATCGGCACACGCGGCCAAGTCGTCCTTGGTGAGGCGCCTGATGGGAAGTCCGGACAGTGGTGTCTGCATGAGGTCAGGCTGTCTGACGCGTTGATCGCTCGTCCACCACTTTTCGCGAACTGGTCAAGAGGCGCAGTCGACGGCCGCGGCGAGTGAGACCCCATGGCTTGAGGACCGAGACGACGGTCATGAACACATAGGCGGTCAGGGAGACCGCCGGCCCCATCAGAAGGTCGAGTGGTTCGGAGACCACGCCGCCCGAGGCGACGGTATCGGCGGCCCTGTCGACCCCCGGGCGGAGCATGAGGACGGACGCGGTGGTTGTCGCGAGGGTGAGCCAGAACTTGATGAACACCCACCGGTGGCGGGCCAGTCCCCACTGCGTGCCCAGTGACAGTACGAGCCCACTGGTCAGGGTGAGCAGCGCCAGGGGCAGCACCAGCCAGTCGGTGAAGACCTCCATCGAGCGGTACGAGGCCTCCGCCATGGAAGCGGATTGCGAGGTGTACGCCGCGAGCGCAAGGGCGAGCAGACCGAGGGTGAGACCGAGCCAGCCGGCCGACGCGGCGACATGGACGACGAGTGTGGTCCGGCGAACGGGACGCTTGAGTGGTTTCACGTGAAACACCGTGCCTGTCGCCCAGGATCTGCCGCGTCTGACAGCGGGAGTAATCGCGGCTACTAACCTCGGCGTACATGAGCAGACGGCCAAGGCTTCACATCTTCGATCTCGACGGAACGCTGATCCGCGGCTCGGCCGCCCCGGTCGAGATATCACGGCAGCTCGGACTGCTGGACGAGATCGGTGAGGTGGAGCGGGACCTGATCGCAGGCCGGATCGGTCCTCCGGAGTACGCGGTGCGTATCCACGCCTTGTGGACGGACCTCACCGAGGCTCATGTGGCGGCTGCCTTCGAAGCCGCTCCCTGGCTCATGGGCATCCGGGAGGTATGGAGCGAGATCCGGTCGCGCGGTGACTACTGCGCTGTGATCTCCCTGTCGCCGTCGTTCTTCGTGGAGCGGCTGCTGGGCTGGGGCGCTCACGCGGCCCACGGATCCCGTTTTCCCGACCTTCCCTTCACCCGGCCTGTGGATCCGGCGGGCATCCTCAGCGCTGCCGCGAAGGTGGAGATCGCCGGCCGGCTCTGTGCAGGCTTCGGACTGCGGCTGGACGACTGTGTCGCCTACGGGGATTCCATGTCGGATGCCGCGATCTTCGCGGCGGTGCCCACGGCGGTGGCCGTGAACGCCGACCACCATGTCGCCGGACTGGCCGGCCACACCTATGTGGGAAGTGATCTCCGTGAGGCGTATGAACTGGTGAGGTCCGCCGGATAGTTCGATCCGGCGGATCAACCCAGGTCGGGCGCGTGCATCGCCCTGACTCCTTCGATGTTGCCGTCCAGATAGTGCCGCAGCGACAGCGGCACAAGATGGACGGCGGCGATTCCGACGCGGCTGAACGGCACGCGCACGATCTCGTACCCTCCGCAGGGTTCGTCGACCTCTGGGCCGTGCCGCAGGGAGGGGTCCATGGATTCCAGACGGCAGACGAAGAAGTGCTGCACCTTCACCCCCGTCACGCCGCCGTCGGCGATGTGCTCGACGGTATCGACGAAGCACGGGACGACATCGGTGATCTTGGCGCCGAGCTCCTCGTCGACCTCGCGGTGGAGGGCGTCGACGACGGTGGCGTCCTCGGGCTCGACCCCACCGCCGGGCGTGAGCCAGTACGGGTCCACGCCGGGCTTGGTCCGCTTGATCAGGATGAGGTCGTCGCCGTCGAGCAGGACGGCGCGTGCGGTGCGCTTGACCACTGGTCGTTCGGTCATGGCAAGAGAGTGGCCCATGTCTTCGCTCTTGAAACTCCTGTGGGCGTTCTGTGCCGTGAGCTCACCAATCGGCCGCGGCGCGCAGCAGGCCCTCGTGGGCCCGGGCGATATGGGAATGGGCCAGGGTGCCGGTGCGTATGACCAGGAAGTACGTGCGCAGCGGAGGTACGGGCGGTTCGAGGAGAGCGACGATGTGGCCGCGTTCGAGGGAGTCCTCGCACAGGTAGCGCGGTAGTACGGCGAGCCCGGCGCCGGATGCCGTCGCGTCCAGAACAGCCCTCAGATCAGGCGCGATGACGGTGCCCGCTGCGGCGGGTCGTGAGTCGAAGACGGAGTGCCAGTACCGCGAGACGAACGGCAGGGACTCATGGACCTCGACCACCGGGAGCTGTTCGAGGACGACGTGGCCCTGGCGTAACACCGAGGGCCCGAGGTGGACCGCCCAGCGGGGAGCCGCGACGAGGACGTGCTCCTCGTCGCAGAGCGGCGTGGCGGTGAGAAGCCTGCCACGGGGCCGGGCGGTGGCAATGGCGAGGTCGTGGTGGCCCGCCGCGAGCCCGTCGAGGGTCTCCTCCGCGTTCCCGAAGGAGGCGCGCAGGGTGAATCCCTGGCCGATCAGGGGCGTGAGTGCGGGAAGTGCGCGCACCGAGGTGAACTCGGGCGGTCCGGCGAGATGGAGCGTGCGGATACCGGTCTCGGTGTCGAGACCCACTTCGCTTATCTCGAGCAGGGCGTCCAGATGCGGTGCCGCCCGGTGTGCGAGTTCGTCCCCGATGGTGGTCGGGGTGACGCCGCGCGCCTGGCGGAGGAAGAGCGGCCTGCCGAGCTGGCGCTCCAGTGTGCGGATCTGACCGGTGACGGCGGGCTGGGAGAGTCCGAGCAGTGCGGCGGCGCGCGTGAACGACCCGGCCCGGTGCACTGTGACGAATGTGCGCAGTAGGGCCAGATCCATGCCATGCCCTTCCCGATCCGACGTTGCCCCCGAACCCGACCAACTATAAATAAGTCGATAGGTCTCTGTCGCTAGCGTGATTGGACACTGACGCTGAGTCAACTAGCCTTGTCGGCACGGTTCTTCGCGCGCAGGAGCCGAGGGCGGTCCGAGCCATGAGGGGGGAGGCTCGGACCGCCCGTCACCGTCGGCGGATCAGCCGGTGTGGGTGGACGGGGGTACGTCCCCTGCCGGGGCGGCCGCCTCGTCCAGGGCCCGCAGCACGTCCGCGACCAGGTCGTCGCCGTCCTCGGCGCCGGCGGAGAAGCGGATGAAGCCTTCCGGGACGGCGTCGCCGCCCCACCGGCCGCGGCGCTCCGCCGTCGAGCGCACCCCGCCGAAACTGGTGGCGTCGTCGACCAGGCGCAGCCCGTCGAGGAAGCGCTCCGCGTGGGCACGGTCGGGCAGGTTGAAGGAGACAACACATCCGAAACGCCGCATCTGCTGTGCGGCGATCTTGTGCGAGGGGTCGTTCGGCAGTCCCGGATGGCGAAGGCCGCTGACCTCGGCGCGGCCGTTCAACGCCTGGGCGACGGCCAGCGCGTTGGCGCTCTGCCGGTCCGCGCGCAGCTGCA
Coding sequences within:
- a CDS encoding NUDIX domain-containing protein codes for the protein MTERPVVKRTARAVLLDGDDLILIKRTKPGVDPYWLTPGGGVEPEDATVVDALHREVDEELGAKITDVVPCFVDTVEHIADGGVTGVKVQHFFVCRLESMDPSLRHGPEVDEPCGGYEIVRVPFSRVGIAAVHLVPLSLRHYLDGNIEGVRAMHAPDLG
- a CDS encoding GNAT family N-acetyltransferase, whose amino-acid sequence is MQTPLSGLPIRRLTKDDLAACADLSEDRGWPREEHKWGLLLTAGTGYGIDDPDGKGLVTSCVVTHYGTDLAAIGMVLVAERHSRQGVGRRLMKHVLHEMGSTPVTLHATPYGQPLYEELGFTSTGRAEMVRGRFTASGPRPQVSTRPATAEDLAAVVRLDTEVFGLDRTHMITRLPSFADQFRVAEQDGVLTGYAAAWPNMDTHVVGPLIARDTETAKALISSLADGTDRPLRTDIDVRHKELLDWVKEQGLEPIAFNAVMTLGTPDLPGDWTRRFAPLTVAAG
- a CDS encoding serine hydrolase domain-containing protein, whose amino-acid sequence is MTSAMEELLPGTRRALLHRIAVAQSEGRAPSFAAAVQRDGHLVWTGSRSSVDGHAPDADTQYRIGSITKTFTAVLVMRLRDEGLLGLDDPLEKHLPGTGVGEVTVAQLLGHSAGLSAETPPPWWERTPGSTRAQLSDVLGEETAMHPAGRRHHYSNPGYTLLGSLVEAVRGVTWGEALRREILEPLGLERTSTQPQAPHAGGWAVHPWADVMLPEPVEDLGLMAPAGQLWSTPADLCRFAAFLAAGDERVLGAESVREMRVPSVPLEAGEWNGTYGLGLQIMRQDGRTLVGHSGSLPGFLAGLWVSVDDGVAAVALANATSGPPTATVAADLVRIVADAEPRIPEPWRPLPEVDHELLELTGPWYWGTSAYVLRLVADRGVELEPLRGGGRRSRFVARADGTWVGLDGYYAGETLRVVPRGDGSVSHLDLGSFVFTREPYTPGDAVPGGVDPEGWRGFRF
- a CDS encoding HAD family hydrolase, which produces MSRRPRLHIFDLDGTLIRGSAAPVEISRQLGLLDEIGEVERDLIAGRIGPPEYAVRIHALWTDLTEAHVAAAFEAAPWLMGIREVWSEIRSRGDYCAVISLSPSFFVERLLGWGAHAAHGSRFPDLPFTRPVDPAGILSAAAKVEIAGRLCAGFGLRLDDCVAYGDSMSDAAIFAAVPTAVAVNADHHVAGLAGHTYVGSDLREAYELVRSAG
- a CDS encoding LysR family transcriptional regulator, which encodes MDLALLRTFVTVHRAGSFTRAAALLGLSQPAVTGQIRTLERQLGRPLFLRQARGVTPTTIGDELAHRAAPHLDALLEISEVGLDTETGIRTLHLAGPPEFTSVRALPALTPLIGQGFTLRASFGNAEETLDGLAAGHHDLAIATARPRGRLLTATPLCDEEHVLVAAPRWAVHLGPSVLRQGHVVLEQLPVVEVHESLPFVSRYWHSVFDSRPAAAGTVIAPDLRAVLDATASGAGLAVLPRYLCEDSLERGHIVALLEPPVPPLRTYFLVIRTGTLAHSHIARAHEGLLRAAADW
- a CDS encoding MarR family winged helix-turn-helix transcriptional regulator, yielding MTATDPALTALAQGWCALSLLHGRIEAHIGRALEAKHNLSVREYSLLDVLSRQHSGEGGHLQMKQVADAVVLSQSATTRLVTRLEDRGLLARYLCPTDRRGIYTDVSEAGLTLLSEARPTNDAALREALDEAAKDPELAPLVRAVEELKAPTAAA